acaaactgggacaaactgggacagactgggagcgactgggacaaactgggaacggctgggacggactgggagagactgggacggactgggagAGATTGAGAGAGAGTGGGAGCAACTGGGAatgactgggacaaactgggaacGACTGGGAACGCACTGAGAgcgactgggagcaactgggagagactgggatggattgggagcaactgggaacaactgggagcgactgggagcaactgggaacAACTGGGAATGCACTGAGAGCAACTGGGAGCAATTGGGagagactgggacagactgggaacaactgggaacgactgggacggactgggagcactgggagggactgggacggactgggagagggactgggagagactgggagcactgggagggactgggagggactggggggcactgggagggactggggggcactgggagggactggaggggactggaaggaactggggacactgggaatggggatcctgggggcactgggagcactgggacgGGCACTGGGAGGGCCTGAGTGGAACTGGGAAGGTCCAAAGgtgaactgggagcactgggaggggactgggaggggacaggtggCACTGGGCGGGGTCACTGGGGTTACTGGGGTTACTGGGTGTTACTGGGAGGGCtaactgggagttactggggcGTTACTGGGGGTTACCGGGAGGGGTTACTGGTCTAACTGGTGTTACTGGTAGCCCTGGCAGGAGTTACTGGGCTAACTGGGAGGGgtcactggggtcactgggagtCACTGGTGccactggtgacactgggagGGGTCACTGGGGGTCACTGGTCTAACTGGGGGTCACTGGGCGGGgtcactggggtcactgggaggAGTCGCTGGAGTTACTGGGTGGGGTCAATGGGTGGTTACTGGTCTAACTGGGGGTTACTGGGGTTACTGGGGGTCACTGGGCGGGgtcactggggtcactgggcGGGGTCACTGCTCTAACTGGGCGGGGTCACTGGGTGGTTACTGGTCTAACTGGGGGTCACTGTGGTTACTGGGGGTCACTGGGCGGGGTCACTGGGCGGGGTCACTGCTCTAACTGGGCGGGGTCACTGGGTGGTTACTGGTCTAACTGGGGGTTACTTGGGTTACTGGGGGTCACTGGGCGGGGTCACTGGGCGGGGTCACTGGTCTAACTGGGCGGGGTCACGGGTTACTGGTCTAACTGGGGGTCACTGGGCTAACTGGGGGTTACTGGGCGGGGTCACTGGGCGGGGTCACTGGTCTAACTGGGCGGGGTCACTGGGGTTACTGGTCTAACTGGGGGTCACTGGTGCCGCTGCTGCCTCCGCTCTCTCTCACCGCTCCGCCGCCCCGGGAccgcagcgccgccgccgccatcgcTCCAGGCCCCGCCCCTCTCGCTCTGCGCCAATCACGGCGCTCcctcccgccccgcccgccgcgcctCGCCCAATCGCAGCGCgcggccgcgccccgcccgcgcTCTCGCCCAATCGCAGCGCGCCGTtccgccccgcccccgccgcggccAATCAGCGCGCGCCGCCCTGCGGCCAATCAGCGCCGCGCCCCTCCCCAGAGCCACTCCCACCAGGCAGCCAATAAATGCAGCCGTTCACCCGCCGCTCATTTGCATATCGGCCACGCCGCCTTCGTGGGTGCTGACCAATGGGAGCGCGGCGCCGcgcggagggggcggggccacgGCACGTGCGGGCAGGGGGCCACGCCCCCGAGGGGGACCCCGGGAGCCAAAAATGGCCAAAATGCCCgaaatgaccccaaaatctccaaaatccctgaaatccGGGGAGCCCCAAAATGCCCAAAATCCTCGGAAAATCCCCGAAATTCGGAAAAATACCAGAGATCCCCGAAATCTCCAAAATCTCcgaaatccccaaatcccagaatcccaaaaatcctccgAAATCCCCGCAAAATCCTCGAAATCTTCAAAATCACCAAAATCCCCCcgaaatccccaaatccccgaaATCCAGGGACCCTCGAAATCTCCAAAATTCCCCCGAAATCCCcggagcccccaaatccccgaaATCCCCGAAATTTGGGGACCCtcaaaatcctaaaaaatccccccaaatccccaaaatccccaaaaatccccaaaaatcccccgaAATCcgccaaatccccaaattttcccaaatccccccaaatttccccaaatccccggtTCCCCCCGGGGGTCtcggggcagctcctgcccaccccgcccctcccccctcccccgtttttggggttcccgcccctcccccctcGTCCgtgggtggggggaggggcgcGCGGAGCTTCCCACggtggggggaggggcgggcggggcccCGGCAGGTGCGGGACGGGCCCGGGACCGAACCGGGACAGGAACCGGGACAGGAACCGGGATTGGGGTCAGGAACCGAACTGGGACAAGAACCGGGACAGGAACCGGGACTGGGGTCAGGAACCGGGACCGAACCGGGACCGAACCGGGATTGGGGTCAGGAACcaggaccgggaccgggacaggAACCGGGCTGGGATCGGGATTGGAGTTGGGACCGGACCGGAccggaccgggaccgggactgGGATCAGAATCAGGACAGGGACCGGGACCGGACCAGGACAAGaaccgggacagggacaggaaccgGGACCGGGGTCGGGAACCGGGATAAGAACCGGGCCGGGATCGGGATTAGGGTTGGGACCGGGACCGGGTTTGGAGTCGGGATTGGGACCGGGACCGGCATCAGGACACGGATCTGGATCAGGATCGGGATCGGGACCAAGGCATGGATCGGGACCAGGAGCGGGACCAGGAGCGGAACCGGGACGCGGATAAGGACCGGAACCCGGATCTGGACCGGAACCGGGAccaggagccgccgccgccgtgccCCGGCCCGGAGCGCCCCCggtcccggcccggccccaccCGCTGGGGCATCTGCTCGGCCGGGGCCATCAGCCACGACTTCGTGCTGGCCCTGCAGACCCTGCCCCCCGAGGAGCACACGGtgagccccaaaaacccccaaaatcaccccaaaatcaccccaaaaacccccgaTCCCGCggagccccaaaacccccaaaatatcccccaaaacgATCCCACAAAACCGCCCCGGGGCCATCAGCCACGACTTCGTGCTGGCCCTGCAGACCCTGCCCCCCGAGGAGCACACGgtgaccccccaaaaacccccaaaaacccccgaaatcacccccaaaaacccccgaaatcaccccaaaatccccccaaaaccccccaaatgcCGGGGAACCGCAAAATTACcaggggaaccccaaaatccccccaggacccccaaacacctgggaatgtccccaaaacccccgggacccctaaaacccccgggaccccaaaaatcctagGCGTGTCCCCAAACCTGGGCgggtccccaaaatccccgggAGCCCCAAAATCTGGGCGTGACCCCGAAAATCCTGGGCGTGTCCCTAAACCAGGGcgtgtccccaaaacccccgggacccccaaaacctgggcgtgcccccaaaaacccccgggattttggggtttctttggggattttggggtttccccgtggattttggggttttccccgggattttggggtttccccggggattttggggttttcccgggattttgggttttccccggtgattttggggtcccccccggATTCTGGAGCGCCCCCTCCGTGTCCCCGCAGGTGGCGGCGGTGGCCGCGCGGGATTTGGGGCGCGCCCGGGGCTTCGCGCAGCgttttggggtgccccgggCCTACGGATCCTACGAGGAGCTGGCCCAGGACCCCGGCGTGGGTGAGACCccgggtttgggggattttgggggggattttgggttttttggggtttttctggggttttatggggtttgtttggggggaaacttggtttttttttggtgttttattGGGGTcgggtttgtttgggggttcCCTGAggcgggttttggggtgtccccacaAATGTGAGGctttatgggattttttggtttttgggttttttttgggagggggttatgggatttttgagggttttatgtgtttttggggtttttttgggggggaattcgggtttttttggggtcggggtttttttggggtcactcaggcggttttttggggttccccattAGACGTGGTGTACGTGGGCGTGGTGAACCCCGCTCACCTGCCCACGGGGCCGCTGTTCTATGGGGTTTGATGCGGATTTATGAtgtttttatgggttttttggggggaattcggggttttttggggtcgggttttttttggggtcactcaggggtttttttggggttccccatcAGATGTTGTGTACGTGGGCGTGGTGAACCCCGCCCACCTGCCCGCCGGGCTGCTCTTCCTGCGCCGGGGCCGCGCGGTGCTGATGGAGAAGCCGATGGCGCTCGGCGCCCGCCAGGTGGCGCAGCTCGCGGGGACGGCCAGGGACAAAGGCGTGTTCCTGATGGAGGTGGGGCCGGTGGGGCCAGGgacccctccctgtgcccccagtaTAACCAGTgacccctcccagtgcccccagtatAACCAGTGACCCCTCCCAGTGCCGCCAGTATAACCAGTGACCCCTCCCAGTGCCGCCAGTATAACCAGTGACccctcccagtatccccagtataACCAGTGACCCCTCCCAGTGCCGCCAGTATAACCAGTGACCCCTCCCAGTATAACCAGTAACCCCTCACAGTATCCCCAGTATCCTCAGGGTTCTGTTCCCAGTGCCCCAGTAACCCCAGtctctctcccagtccctcccagtatccccagtatctccagtttgtttccttcCATGGTTTCCATACccgttttgcttgttttttccagtttccatgCTTTCTGTACctgttttttcccagttttttcccatttccagggTTCCTGGACccgttttttcccattttccccattttttataatttccaGTGTTTCTGTACCCattttttcccgttttttttTACGTTTTCCCCCGTTTTTTCCCGTTTTTAGGGTTTCTGGACCCGTTTTTTCCCCGCCTGGCGCCGCCTGCTCTCCCTGGCCCGGGGGGGCTGCCTGGGGTCCCCCCTGGTGCTGCGGGGGGAGCTCGGATTCGACCTGAGGGGGGTCCCGAGGCTCCGAGACCCCGGCCTGGGCGGGGGGGCCCTGCTGGACCTGGGGGGCTACGGGGTCCAAATGGCCCTGGCCATGCTggggggggcagaggggcagccccctccccaaattagaGCCCACGGCGTGCTGCACCCCACCGGTAcggactgggatatactgggagggactgggagggactgggagagactgggagggactgggagggactgggttatactgggatggactgggagggactgggatggactgggagggactcggagggactgggagagactgggagggactgggatatactgggagggactgggagggactgggagggactgggatatactgggagggactgggagggactgggagagactgggatggactgggagggactgggttATACTTGGAgggactgggttatactgggagggactgggatggactgggatggactgggagggactgggttatactgggagggactgggatggactggaaTGGactggaatggactgggagggactgggagggactgggaacggggaactggggggcactggggggcactggggggcactgggatctctcttccccattttcccacttttcttccCATCCTTGTCCGATTTGTCTCCTTTTCacccatttcccccattattttcctccatttccccccatatttCTCCCCATTATTTCTGCCCGTTTTCCCCCATTCTCCCCCCGttatttccccccattatttccccggTTTTCCCCCGttatttccccccattatttttGCCCATTTCCCCGttatttccccccattattttccccattttccccccgttatttccccccattatttttgcccatttccccccaatttcacCCCATTAttattccccatttccccccattattttttcccattttccccgtTATTTCCCCCcataattttccccattttctcccccattttcccccgtttttcccccatGATTTTTGCCCGTTTTCCCCGTTTTTCGCCCCATTTTCCAGGCGTGGACGAGTCGGTGTCGCTGTCGCTCTCGTTCCCCGGGCGGGGCCTGGCCTCGCTCGTTTTCTCCATGGCCGCGGAGCTGCCGGGGGGGGCGGCGCTGGGGGGGCCGCGCGGCTGGGCCGAGGTGACCAAAACCCCgggatttcaccccaaaaccgggggggaccccaaaacccgggGGTTGGGGGAAAACAGCGCGATTTGGATTAAAACgccgggatttggggtgaaataCCCAGGGTTTGGGGCAAAACCCCAACGTCTTTGGGGAGGAATCCCCCGGTTTTGGGGTTAACCCCCCCGGGTTTTCGGCGTTTTGGGGTcgttttggaatttttggggttttttcggttttttggggggttggggttcatttttggctttttttcggGGTTTTTATGGGGGTTTTCGGGGTATTTTGGGGCCAGGGTtaattttgggtgtttttggtgTTTCCTGGGGGTTTTTGGGCCAGGgttcattttttgtgtgtgttcaggtttttttttggggtggattttgggtgtttttggctctggggttgcttttttttgggttttcagagttttttgggtttcttgGGGGGCTTTTTGAGTCCGGGATTCATTTTTTGGGTGTTCtcagggttttttgggtgtATTTCAGGTGTTTTTGGGTCTGACCCCCTGTTTCGCTGCCCCCATAGCTCCCGACCCACATGAACTGCCCCacggagctgctctgggggggCCACATGGgggttttcagggttttttgggtgCATTTCGGGTGTTTTTGGGTCCGATCCCCCCCGTTTCGCTGCCCCACAGCTCCCGACCCACATGAACTGCCCCacggagctgctctgggggggGCGCCGGGAGCGTTTCCCGCTGCCCCCCACGGCCGAGCCCCCCAACTTCCCCCACAGCGCGGGGCTGCGCTACGAGGCCCAGCACGTGCGGGAGTGCCTGCTGCGGGGTgagatttggggtgaaaaactgcgattttgggaaaaaaatggggtttggggggggaaaaatgggatctgggggaaaaaagccgggatttggggaaaaatggggtttggggggaaataTCTGGGATTTGGTGGGGGAaaccctgggatttggggaaaaacccTGGGAAAAAACACAGGTTTTGGGTAaaaatcctgggatttggggtaaaACTCATGAGATTTGGGGTAAAACCTCCCCGTTTTTGGAGAAAAGCCCCAGTATTTGGGgcgaaccccccccccccccgattTTGGGGTGGCACCCCCCGTTTTGGGGTAAAATCGCCCGTTTTTGGGTTAAAACCCcccgttttggggtccccctgcccagggctgacCCAGAGCCCCGAGATGCCGCTGGCCGAGAGCGAGGCCATCGCGCAGCTGCTGGACCAGGCCCGGCAGCAGCTGGGGGACAAAGGGGCCGCAGCCGCCCCGAGTGACCACAGGAGTGACCACGggagtgaccactgacccaGAGTGACCACGGGAGTGACCACGGGAGTGACCGCGggagtgaccactgacccaGAGTGACCACAGGAGTGACTGCTGACCCTCCCAAGTGAGCCCCGGAGTGACCACTGACCCTCCTGAGTGACCGCTGGAGTGACCAGAGCAGCTCCGGTGTCGCCTGCCCGTGGCTCAATAAAAGCTCTGAAACCTCCCCAAAACGGGGCCCAGTCCCTCCCAGAtgctcccagtttgcccagtcACACAGACACGgccccagtttgtcccagtcacacagacacagccccagtttgccccagtcacacagacacagccccagtttgccccagtccatcccagtctgtcccagtcacacagacacagccccagtttgccccagtccatcccagtctgtcccagtcacacagacacagccccagtttgccccagtccatcccagtctgtcccagtcacacagacacagccccagtctgtcccagtccatcccagtctgtcccagtcacacagacacagccccagtttgcccagtttgcccGGTTTATTAGAGCAGCAGCCCGTGCTGCCGCAGCACTGCCGTGAACGGCGCCGCTTTCTTCTCCGCGCTGCGCTCGGCCCGGCGCCGCAGGCTCTGGATGGGGGAAATacggggaaattgggaaaaatggggagaaaaacatGGGGGAAAAACATGGGGGGAAACCCAGGAAAAAAcgggggaaaaacagggaaaagtgggggaaaaaccagggaaaaacatggggaaaaatgggggaaaaaaacggggaaaaatggggggaaaaaccggggaaaaaaccaggaaaaaatgggggaaaaaccaggaaaaaaaaccccaagaaaatcagggaagggacaggggaaaaaaattaaaaaaagacggggaaaaaatgaaaaaaaaaaaaaaaaaaacaggggaaaaaaaaaggttgaaaaaAAGAGTGGGGGACAGGAaaaaaggtggggaaaaaagggaatatcagggaaaaaggaaaaacgtggaaaaaatgcaggaaaaaggggaagaagtcaggagaaaatgagagaaaaaaaaggaaaaaaaccatggaaaaatgagggaaaatgtaaaaaaaaaaaaaaaggggggaaaagccaGGGAAAtcgagaaaaaggaaaaaaaaaaaacagggaaaaaaggggaaatcaGGCATTGAGAGGGCCacaatttggggttttccctgGTTTTAGGTCTTTCCCACCCCGTTTTTCTCACTATGAGTTTTTTCAAGTCCCACACCCAAATCCCGGGGTTTTTACcccaattttgggttttttccctgattttgttttttttccccgattttggggtgttttcccccaattttggggtgtttttcccCGCGTTTTCCTCACCATCATCTTCCTCTTCTTGTTGTAGCGGATCTTggccttttccttcctcttctcctccagGGCCTCGGTGACGTCCCGGTACTTCCAGCCCACCTCGTGTGCCAGGCGGCCCAGCACGGCaaactggggacactgggagctcagaaaacagcccaaaacagcccaaaaaaccccgaaaaaccccccaaaacacaccCAAAACCACAcccaaaaactgcccccaaaacccccaaaaaacagccccaaatcccacagaactgccccaaatccacctcGTGTGCCAGGCGGCCCAGCACGGCaaactggggacactgggagctCAGGAAAtgcccaaaaacaccccaaaacccccccaaaataacacatcccaaaatccccaaaatcccagacccaaaaccacccccaaagTCCtcccaaatcagcccaaaatcccacagaactGCCCCGAATCTGACTTGTACAGCACCTGAATGCTGGatcccccagaaaaaaaaacaaacccataaagtcccaaaaatcccataaaacccaaaatcccataaacacccgaaaaaaaaatctcattaaaaaaaattcctgaactCCCTAAAATCTGTCTaaaatcccaaagaattccCCCAGAGTCCCACATAAACCCCCAAATATCTCCCTAAAATTCCCCTAAAATCCCATAAACTCCCTAAAAAACCCTCATAAAACCCcgaaatgtccccaaaccccccggaTTTGCCCCAAACCGGGCTCACCTTCCGCGTGGGTTTCAGGCGGATGATCTTCAGCGCCGCCGGCACCACCATGCGCTTGCGctgcaaaatcccaaattcggggctttttggggggtctcagggggatttttaaaggttttaagGGATTTTGGTGGGGGGTTTTAGGGTATTTTCACAGGTCTATAGAATTTTAgggggtttttatgggattttagggggttttATGGGATTTTCGTGGGGTTACGGGATCTTGGGGgggttttatgggatttttaggaGATTTATGTGATTTTAAGGGGTTTTATGCCATTTTGGTGAGGGATTTTAGGGCGATTTTATGAGATTTTAAGGGGtttgtgggatttgggtgggGGTTATGGGATTTTAGGGTGTTCTATCACTGCTTTAGGGAGTTCATAGAATTTTAAGGAAATTTTACGAGGTTTTAGTGAGTCTGTCAGATTTTATAAGGTGTTAAAGAGATTTTAGAGAGTTTATGGAATTTTAGGGGGTTTCATGAGATTTTAGGAGGTTTTATGGGATTTTAGGagattttatgggattttggtgGGGGTTGTAAGATTTCACTGGGATTTTATCAAATTTCTTGGGGGACTTCTGGGGTTTTACGAGATTTCAcagttttgtgggattttggggtggattacAAAATTTCAGGGGGATTCTCTCTGATTTTTTAAGGGAGTTTATGAGATTGTTATGGTTCAATGGGATTTCAAGGTTTCTATGGGATTTCGGTGGGGATTACAAGGTTTAATTGCGATTTTATCAGGTTTTCTTTAGGGGGTTTCTGTGATTTTGGAGATTTGATGGCATTTCAAGGTTTTCACCAGATTTTGGGGAagatttcaggattttggggcgattttAGCAGATGTTTCTGGGGTCTGTGGGGTCCCTGGTGTCtcaggatttgggtttttctcaGCTCGAGTCAAACAATGTAGGTAAAGGTGACATCACCGACAccgggatttggggcagtttggggagggattttggggtgaaactgggggattttgggtccCACCTTGTCGTAGGGAGGGGGGATCCCATCGAACACCTTGAGCCGCTCCAGCGCCGCCTGGCCCCGCTTGGTCTTGTGGGGCAGCATGCCTGGATTGGGGTGAAAAACGGGGATTTAGGGCAAAtctgggtttggggtgaaaaacgggCATTTAGGGCAAATCCAagtctgggggggtttggggtgaaaatcggggattttgggcaaatctgggtttggggtgaaaaa
This DNA window, taken from Molothrus aeneus isolate 106 unplaced genomic scaffold, BPBGC_Maene_1.0 scaffold_166, whole genome shotgun sequence, encodes the following:
- the RPL13A gene encoding large ribosomal subunit protein uL13, coding for MAEPRVLVIDGRGHLLGRLAAIVAKQVLLGRRVVVVRCEGINISGNFYRNKLKFLAFLRKRMNTNPSRGPFHFRAPSRIFWRTVRGMLPHKTKRGQAALERLKVFDGIPPPYDKRKRMVVPAALKIIRLKPTRKFAVLGRLAHEVGWKYRDVTEALEEKRKEKAKIRYNKKRKMMSLRRRAERSAEKKAAPFTAVLRQHGLLL
- the DHDH gene encoding trans-1,2-dihydrobenzene-1,2-diol dehydrogenase yields the protein MDRDQERDQERNRDADKDRNPDLDRNRDQEPPPPCPGPERPRSRPGPTRWGICSAGAISHDFVLALQTLPPEEHTVAAVAARDLGRARGFAQRFGVPRAYGSYEELAQDPGVDVVYVGVVNPAHLPAGLLFLRRGRAVLMEKPMALGARQVAQLAGTARDKGVFLMEGFWTRFFPAWRRLLSLARGGCLGSPLVLRGELGFDLRGVPRLRDPGLGGGALLDLGGYGVQMALAMLGGAEGQPPPQIRAHGVLHPTGVDESVSLSLSFPGRGLASLVFSMAAELPGGAALGGPRGWAELPTHMNCPTELLWGGRRERFPLPPTAEPPNFPHSAGLRYEAQHVRECLLRGLTQSPEMPLAESEAIAQLLDQARQQLGVSPGVTTDPPE